A stretch of DNA from Streptomyces xanthii:
CGGCGGCGGCGTCGATCAGCTTGAACGCGTTCTCCAGGTCGCCGTTGTGGTTGATGCCGATCTCGCCGGTGACGTACACGGGGCGGCCGGGGCCCGCGGTGCGCGAACCGAAGGTGCGGAGGCGGGAGTTGTCAGCAGACATGTGGGTCACACGTTCCTTACTTGTTTTCGAGGGGTTCGAGAGAGTCGCGAGAGGTGAGGGAGGGGCCGAGGATCCAGCCGGCGATCTCCCGGATCGCGCCTTCGCCACCGGGGAGGGTGGTGACCGCGCGTGCGGCGCCGCGCACGACGTCGTGGGCGCTCGCGACCGCCACGGGCCAGCCGGCGACGGCGAAGCTCGGGAGGTCGTTGACGTCGTTGCCGACGTAGAGCACGCGCTCCGGCGCGATGCCCTGTTCCTCGCACCACTGCTTGAGCGCGAGGTCCTTGCGGTCGATGCCGTGCAGGACCGGGATCTTGAGCTTCCGGGCCCGGGCGGCGACGACCGGGTTCACTTCCGTGGACAGGATCAGCATGTGGAGGCCGCTCCTGCGGAGGGCCGCGATGCCGAGTCCGTCACCGCGGTGCACGGTGACGAACTCCCGTCCGTCGGCGTCGATCAGCACCTTGTCGTCGGTCTGGGTGCCGTCGAAGTCGAGGACGACCGCGTCGACGTCCTCCCGGGTGGGGAGGGTGCGTGCCGCGGTGTCGAAGAGGGGGGCCAGCGCGCGGGCGCGGGCGAGGTCGTGCGGGTCGTCGATCTCCAGGACCCGGGCGGGGTCGGTGCGGACGAGTTCCGTACGGCCGAAGAAGCGGTGTTCGTGGCGGCGGAAGCCGCGGGCGTCCATGGCGTAGACGGCGCCGGTCTCCAGGAGGTCCTGGGGGCGGTCCTGGCGGCGGGGCCGGAAAGACTTGTCGTGGTTGACGCCGTGGCCGCCGGGTTCCTGCCCGCTCTCCGCCGTCCCCTCGCGCCACACGAAGCCGTGGAACGGGGCGACGGTCAGGGCGCTGTCGGCGCCTTCCTCGACGACGGCGCGGACGACGCCGTCGATGTCCTCGCGGACCAGGAAGGGGCTCGTGCACTGGACGAGGAGGACGACGTCGACGGACGCGCCCTGGAGCCCTTCGTGGGTGTCCATGGCGTGCAGTACGGCGGCCTCGGAGGTGGCCGTGTCGCCGGCGATGGCGGCGGGCCGGGTGACGACCTCGGCGCCGGCCTCCCGGGCGGCGGCGGCGATGGCCGCGTCGTCCGTGGAGACGACCACGTCGGTGACGTACCGGGTGGCGAGGCACTCGCGCACGGCGCGGGTCACGAGGGGGACGCCGCCGACCGGGGCGAGGTTCTTGGCGGGCACCCCCTTGGATCCGCCGCGGGCGGGGATCACCGCGAGCACGCGGCGTACGGGAGCGGCGGTGCCGGCGTCGGGGTCGGTCATCTGCGCTTCTCCTTCGGGCAGTCGGGGGCGGTCGGAGCGGTCTTCGGGGGCGGTCACAGTTCGCCCATCCGGCGGATCACGGGGGCGACGCGC
This window harbors:
- a CDS encoding acylneuraminate cytidylyltransferase encodes the protein MTDPDAGTAAPVRRVLAVIPARGGSKGVPAKNLAPVGGVPLVTRAVRECLATRYVTDVVVSTDDAAIAAAAREAGAEVVTRPAAIAGDTATSEAAVLHAMDTHEGLQGASVDVVLLVQCTSPFLVREDIDGVVRAVVEEGADSALTVAPFHGFVWREGTAESGQEPGGHGVNHDKSFRPRRQDRPQDLLETGAVYAMDARGFRRHEHRFFGRTELVRTDPARVLEIDDPHDLARARALAPLFDTAARTLPTREDVDAVVLDFDGTQTDDKVLIDADGREFVTVHRGDGLGIAALRRSGLHMLILSTEVNPVVAARARKLKIPVLHGIDRKDLALKQWCEEQGIAPERVLYVGNDVNDLPSFAVAGWPVAVASAHDVVRGAARAVTTLPGGEGAIREIAGWILGPSLTSRDSLEPLENK